Proteins found in one Lutimonas zeaxanthinifaciens genomic segment:
- a CDS encoding universal stress protein: protein MKNILVPIGNNDHATNTLQYAIDFAQAFEAKIYLVHVYSSPKISGSILNVDQIMERDSKSILKDHLAKVDKKNVEIVTSTLKGYSIIDTLKQLNRLLNIDLIIASTKNDSADETIFVGKITGNIIKDTKVPVLIVPSKVSFKPMKKILMTIKSGSINSVSTLDLLIKIKQKFDSTINLLQVKTPKLEAKDMELNETLESHINKLVPTNNATVYQGVLEFLHEEDPDMICVIRRKRGFFKKLWEDDRVKKVDFESKIPLLVLKGMS, encoded by the coding sequence ATGAAAAACATTTTGGTTCCTATTGGAAACAATGATCACGCAACGAATACGTTGCAATACGCAATTGATTTTGCACAGGCGTTTGAAGCTAAAATCTATTTGGTTCATGTTTACAGCAGCCCCAAGATCAGTGGAAGCATCCTAAACGTAGATCAGATCATGGAAAGAGACAGTAAGTCTATTTTAAAAGATCATTTGGCTAAGGTTGATAAAAAAAATGTTGAGATTGTAACAAGCACCTTAAAAGGGTATTCGATAATTGATACATTAAAACAATTAAACAGGCTTTTAAATATAGACCTGATCATAGCTTCTACGAAAAATGACAGTGCTGACGAAACCATTTTTGTTGGAAAAATTACCGGAAATATCATAAAAGACACGAAAGTTCCTGTTTTGATCGTTCCATCGAAGGTGTCCTTTAAGCCCATGAAAAAAATCTTAATGACGATTAAATCAGGATCTATTAATTCCGTTTCTACCCTGGACCTTTTAATTAAAATAAAACAGAAGTTTGATTCTACAATCAATCTTTTACAGGTAAAAACACCAAAACTTGAAGCTAAGGACATGGAACTGAACGAAACCCTGGAAAGTCATATCAATAAATTGGTTCCAACCAATAATGCCACGGTTTACCAGGGAGTCCTTGAGTTCTTGCATGAAGAAGACCCGGATATGATTTGCGTGATACGAAGAAAAAGAGGGTTCTTTAAAAAACTCTGGGAAGATGACCGCGTGAAAAAAGTTGATTTTGAAAGCAAGATTCCTTTGCTTGTTTTAAAAGGAATGTCGTAA
- the ahcY gene encoding adenosylhomocysteinase produces the protein MSSETSTYVKYKVKDLNLAEWGRKEIHLAEAEMPGLMSLREEYKDEKPLKGARIAGCLHMTIQTAVLIETLVELGAEVTWSSCNIFSTQDQAAAAIAAAGISVYAWKGLTEEEFDWCIEQTLFFGEEKKPLNMILDDGGDLTNMVFDRYPELVKGIRGLSEETTTGVHRLYDRMKEGTLPMPAINVNDSVTKSKFDNKYGCRESAVDAIRRATDTMMAGKVVVVAGYGDVGKGTAASFKGTGARVIVTEIDPICALQAAMEGFEVKKMDNVVGKADIVITTTGNKDIVQARHFKALKDKAIVCNIGHFDNEIDMAWLNDNYGSTKVEIKPQVDQYNIDGKEILVLAEGRLVNLGCATGHPSFVMSNSFTNQTLAQIELWNNAENYENKVYMLPKHLDEKVARLHLAKIGVELEELRPDQAEYIGVKVEGPFKPEYYRY, from the coding sequence ATGAGTTCAGAAACGTCTACTTACGTGAAATATAAGGTTAAGGACCTCAACCTTGCAGAATGGGGAAGAAAAGAAATTCATTTGGCTGAAGCAGAAATGCCGGGATTAATGAGTTTAAGAGAAGAGTATAAAGATGAAAAACCGTTAAAAGGCGCCCGTATTGCAGGTTGTTTACATATGACAATCCAAACGGCTGTACTTATCGAGACTTTAGTTGAGCTGGGTGCCGAAGTGACCTGGAGTTCATGTAATATATTTTCCACGCAGGATCAGGCCGCCGCCGCAATAGCTGCAGCTGGAATATCGGTATATGCATGGAAAGGCCTTACTGAAGAAGAATTTGACTGGTGTATAGAGCAAACCTTGTTCTTTGGAGAAGAAAAGAAACCACTTAACATGATTCTTGACGATGGTGGAGACCTTACCAATATGGTCTTTGATCGTTATCCTGAATTGGTAAAAGGAATTCGAGGTCTTTCTGAAGAAACCACAACTGGGGTTCATCGTTTGTATGACAGAATGAAGGAAGGAACGCTGCCAATGCCGGCGATCAATGTGAATGATTCCGTGACCAAATCCAAATTCGATAACAAATACGGATGTAGAGAAAGTGCAGTCGATGCGATAAGAAGAGCTACGGATACCATGATGGCAGGTAAAGTTGTTGTAGTAGCTGGTTACGGTGATGTAGGAAAAGGTACTGCGGCTTCTTTTAAAGGAACGGGTGCAAGGGTAATTGTAACTGAAATTGATCCGATTTGTGCTCTTCAGGCCGCAATGGAAGGTTTTGAAGTAAAGAAAATGGATAATGTAGTTGGGAAAGCTGATATCGTGATTACCACTACCGGGAATAAAGACATTGTTCAGGCACGTCATTTTAAAGCGCTTAAAGACAAAGCCATTGTATGTAATATTGGGCATTTTGATAATGAAATTGACATGGCCTGGTTAAACGACAATTACGGATCGACCAAAGTTGAGATCAAGCCTCAGGTAGATCAGTACAACATTGATGGGAAAGAGATTCTTGTCCTGGCTGAAGGAAGACTGGTTAACTTGGGATGTGCTACGGGGCATCCAAGTTTCGTGATGAGTAACTCGTTTACCAACCAGACTTTGGCACAGATCGAACTTTGGAACAATGCCGAAAATTATGAAAATAAAGTGTATATGCTTCCAAAGCATTTAGATGAGAAAGTGGCAAGGCTTCACCTGGCAAAAATAGGTGTGGAACTTGAAGAACTTCGTCCTGATCAGGCTGAATATATCGGAGTTAAGGTTGAGGGTCCGTTTAAACCTGAATACTACAGATACTAA
- a CDS encoding 4'-phosphopantetheinyl transferase superfamily protein, with protein sequence MPIYKIINSEGGTAIHVWKIEESLAQLKEGLELTENSINRMNGMKSELHQKGFLSVRNLLVHAGYEDVNLRYNEYGKPLLNNGKHISITHSFEFAAILISDREAGVDIEKNREKIVNIQHRFVNTEVDSLSDEDLVKQLTVIWGAKESMYKTYPYGGLSFHDHIGINPFLFADGRSSGRVIFGDWKREYEIKFEFFKEGFTLVYAIEKDR encoded by the coding sequence ATGCCGATTTATAAAATCATTAATTCTGAAGGAGGAACTGCAATTCATGTTTGGAAAATAGAAGAATCTTTAGCGCAATTAAAGGAAGGGCTGGAATTAACGGAAAATAGCATCAACAGGATGAATGGAATGAAATCTGAGTTACATCAAAAAGGTTTTTTAAGTGTGAGAAATTTATTGGTTCATGCCGGGTACGAAGATGTTAATCTGCGATATAATGAATATGGCAAACCACTTTTGAACAATGGTAAGCATATTTCAATTACGCATTCCTTCGAGTTTGCAGCCATTTTGATCAGTGATCGTGAAGCAGGTGTGGATATTGAAAAAAACAGGGAAAAGATCGTTAATATTCAGCATCGATTTGTAAATACGGAAGTTGATTCCCTGTCTGACGAAGACCTTGTTAAGCAGCTTACCGTTATATGGGGCGCCAAAGAGTCCATGTACAAAACCTATCCTTACGGAGGTTTAAGCTTTCATGACCATATTGGGATCAATCCTTTTTTATTTGCAGATGGCAGATCCTCGGGAAGAGTTATATTTGGGGACTGGAAAAGGGAATATGAAATAAAGTTTGAGTTTTTTAAGGAAGGATTCACCTTGGTCTATGCCATTGAAAAAGACCGCTGA
- a CDS encoding geranylgeranylglyceryl/heptaprenylglyceryl phosphate synthase has translation MRIYDQIVTSSQQGRKLLAILLDPDKVEENHLEHMFNRIANSGVDMIFVGGSSVEEKMTDNLVLKIREYSELPVVLFPGNYEQISVHADAILFLSLISGRNPEYLIEQQIKAVPHLQKSNLEIIPTGYILIDGGKETAVQRVSETKPISAQNVEEISQTAVAGMYLGKKLIYLEAGSGAATPVLPEVIKSVKKALNIPLIVGGGIRSKSSLAKAYENGADLVVIGTAFEENVEFLEKIVNNEHIC, from the coding sequence ATGAGGATATATGATCAAATAGTAACTTCGAGTCAGCAGGGAAGAAAGCTCCTTGCAATCTTGCTGGACCCTGATAAGGTAGAAGAAAACCATTTGGAGCATATGTTTAACAGGATAGCCAACTCGGGTGTGGATATGATTTTTGTAGGCGGGAGCAGTGTTGAGGAAAAAATGACCGATAATCTGGTTTTAAAAATTCGTGAATATTCTGAATTACCTGTTGTATTGTTTCCGGGAAATTATGAGCAGATCTCTGTTCATGCCGATGCTATTTTGTTTTTGTCACTCATTTCCGGAAGAAATCCCGAATATTTAATTGAGCAACAGATCAAGGCCGTTCCTCACTTGCAAAAATCGAATCTCGAAATCATCCCTACAGGGTATATCCTTATTGACGGAGGAAAGGAAACAGCCGTTCAACGAGTTAGTGAGACAAAGCCAATTTCGGCACAAAATGTCGAAGAAATAAGTCAAACTGCTGTGGCAGGAATGTATCTGGGAAAAAAGCTTATTTATCTGGAGGCCGGGAGCGGGGCCGCAACCCCTGTTTTGCCTGAGGTTATCAAGTCTGTAAAAAAGGCCCTGAATATTCCGTTGATCGTCGGAGGAGGAATCCGTTCAAAATCGTCTTTGGCAAAGGCTTATGAAAATGGTGCTGATCTTGTGGTAATTGGAACTGCATTTGAAGAAAATGTCGAGTTTTTAGAAAAAATTGTGAACAATGAACATATCTGTTGA
- a CDS encoding YkoF family thiamine/hydroxymethylpyrimidine-binding protein — protein MNISVDISMYPLHKDFEEPIINFIKSLRASGFHVEENGLSTQIFGEFTEVMDFVNKNIHSSLLDEKNCVFVLKIVTDDRSNHAADY, from the coding sequence ATGAACATATCTGTTGATATATCCATGTATCCTCTCCATAAAGATTTTGAGGAACCCATTATTAACTTTATAAAGTCTCTAAGGGCTTCTGGTTTTCATGTTGAGGAAAATGGATTGAGTACTCAAATATTTGGAGAGTTTACAGAAGTGATGGACTTTGTGAACAAGAATATTCATAGTTCCCTTCTGGATGAAAAAAATTGTGTTTTTGTATTAAAAATAGTCACTGACGACCGCAGCAATCATGCAGCAGATTATTGA